In Rhizobium lusitanum, a genomic segment contains:
- a CDS encoding GntR family transcriptional regulator, whose product MQNDAENARVRGSGTQSVYAALRREILSMALEPGSPLDEVRLSERFKMSRTPIREALLRLVAEGLVTTLPNRSTIVATIDFASLPTYFEALTLMYRVTTRGAAQRRNAGIMKTIRAHQKEFADAVIAHDAYAMIEANREFHVAIAELAGNSYYTTFFARLLDEGRRILRLYYSTFDDRLPRQYVDEHEEMIAAIEAGDVERADRLAIDHAAQIVRQIQDYVARNLDRPVAIPLS is encoded by the coding sequence ATGCAGAATGATGCGGAAAATGCGCGCGTGCGCGGATCGGGCACTCAAAGCGTCTATGCCGCGCTGCGCCGGGAAATCCTGTCGATGGCGCTCGAACCCGGCAGCCCGCTCGATGAAGTGCGACTGTCGGAGCGCTTCAAGATGTCGAGAACGCCGATCCGCGAGGCGCTGCTGCGACTTGTTGCCGAGGGGCTGGTCACGACCCTGCCAAATAGAAGCACGATCGTGGCAACCATCGATTTCGCCAGCCTGCCCACTTATTTCGAAGCGCTGACGCTGATGTATCGCGTCACTACGCGGGGTGCGGCCCAGCGGCGGAATGCCGGGATCATGAAGACCATCCGCGCCCATCAAAAGGAATTCGCGGACGCTGTTATTGCCCACGACGCCTATGCGATGATTGAGGCAAACCGGGAATTTCACGTCGCTATCGCTGAGCTTGCCGGCAATTCCTATTACACCACCTTTTTCGCTCGCCTCCTCGACGAAGGCCGGCGCATTCTTCGCCTCTATTATTCGACATTCGATGATCGCCTGCCACGCCAGTACGTCGATGAGCATGAGGAGATGATCGCCGCCATCGAAGCGGGCGATGTCGAGCGCGCCGACCGGCTGGCGATCGATCACGCCGCGCAGATCGTTCGGCAGATCCAGGACTATGTTGCCCGCAATCTGGACCGGCCGGTGGCGATACCGTTGTCCTGA
- a CDS encoding M24 family metallopeptidase yields MSWQHPVPRITQDERQRRLSKLRQSIEAEGLSGVLLGPTESLRYFTGLVWHLSERFLGALVTPTELYYIVPGFERSRVETLPHLPGDILVWQEEESSVALISNLISGSGKLALDDDLPLFFYHALAAEIGVERLTDGGRLTRDLRRIKSPAEIALIQYAMDLTLDVHKQAHALLKPGIKASEVVDFIDRRHRDAGADGGSTFCIVSFGTATSLPHGADGDQNLADGDVILIDTGCRLDGYHSDITRTYALESGHKEFEQAWAIEREAQQAVFDAAKLGAACSSLDDAARAVLAKHSLGPDYRLPGLPHRAGHGLGLEIHEEPYIVRGNATPLAAGMVFSNEPMIVFPEKFGIRLEDHIYMTEDGPRWFTKPAKAPTEPFAD; encoded by the coding sequence ATGTCTTGGCAGCATCCCGTACCCCGCATAACTCAGGACGAGAGACAGCGTCGCCTCTCGAAACTCCGCCAGTCCATCGAGGCCGAGGGCTTGTCCGGCGTGCTGCTCGGGCCGACCGAGAGCCTGCGCTATTTCACCGGACTGGTCTGGCATTTGAGCGAACGGTTTCTTGGCGCGCTCGTTACCCCGACCGAGCTTTACTACATCGTTCCGGGCTTTGAGCGCAGCCGCGTGGAGACGCTCCCGCATCTGCCCGGAGACATCCTGGTCTGGCAGGAAGAGGAAAGCAGCGTCGCCCTGATCTCCAACCTTATCAGCGGCTCCGGCAAGTTGGCTCTCGATGATGACCTGCCGCTTTTCTTCTACCACGCGCTGGCGGCGGAAATCGGCGTTGAAAGGCTGACGGATGGTGGGCGGCTGACCCGCGATCTGCGCCGGATCAAATCGCCTGCGGAGATTGCGCTTATTCAATATGCGATGGATCTGACCCTCGATGTTCACAAGCAGGCGCATGCGCTTTTAAAGCCTGGGATCAAGGCGTCCGAGGTGGTGGATTTCATTGATCGACGGCATCGCGATGCCGGGGCTGATGGTGGCTCGACCTTCTGCATCGTCTCCTTCGGCACGGCGACCTCGCTTCCACATGGAGCAGATGGTGATCAGAACCTTGCCGATGGCGACGTTATTCTGATCGACACCGGTTGCCGGCTTGACGGCTACCATTCGGACATCACCCGAACCTACGCCCTTGAGAGCGGCCACAAGGAATTCGAACAGGCTTGGGCGATCGAGCGAGAGGCGCAACAGGCTGTCTTCGACGCGGCCAAGTTGGGAGCTGCATGCTCAAGCCTCGATGACGCGGCTCGCGCGGTGCTTGCGAAGCATTCTCTCGGCCCGGACTATCGTCTGCCGGGATTGCCGCACCGCGCCGGCCATGGGCTCGGCCTCGAAATCCATGAGGAGCCCTATATCGTCCGCGGCAACGCGACGCCGCTTGCCGCCGGCATGGTTTTCTCCAACGAACCGATGATCGTTTTTCCGGAAAAATTCGGTATCCGGCTGGAGGACCATATCTACATGACCGAGGACGGCCCTCGTTGGTTCACCAAGCCGGCGAAGGCCCCGACCGAACCCTTCGCCGATTGA
- a CDS encoding ABC transporter ATP-binding protein, with translation MASIDIQNVRKAYGHVQVLQDIDLQIKDGEFVVLVGPSGCGKSTLLRMIAGLEDISGGEVRIAGKRVNELHPKDRDIAMVFQSYALYPHMNVAGNMSYSLKLRKIAKDKIASTVAAAASKLGLDPLLERRPKALSGGQRQRVAMGRAIVRQPKAFLFDEPLSNLDARLREQMRAEIKKLHADLKATSIYVTHDQIEAMTLADRIVAMHGGVVQQVGSPLELYDRPANLFVAGFIGSPGMNFLDATYETEGMKLKDGTIVPLPTPLNLPVGAKATVGIRPEHVVLSSDSADLSANVELIEPTGFGIILHLSLHGLPFKVFTLNREALSAGPQVNVSFPAQHLHVFDEDGKRAT, from the coding sequence ATGGCATCGATCGATATTCAGAACGTCAGAAAAGCCTACGGGCATGTGCAGGTGCTGCAAGACATCGATCTCCAGATCAAGGATGGGGAATTCGTTGTTCTCGTCGGGCCTTCGGGCTGCGGCAAGTCCACGCTGCTCCGGATGATTGCAGGTCTCGAGGATATCAGCGGCGGCGAGGTCCGCATCGCTGGCAAGCGCGTCAACGAGCTGCATCCGAAGGATCGCGACATCGCCATGGTGTTCCAGTCCTATGCGCTCTATCCGCACATGAACGTCGCCGGCAATATGAGCTACAGCCTCAAGCTTCGGAAGATCGCGAAGGACAAGATTGCGAGCACCGTCGCAGCCGCTGCATCGAAGCTCGGCCTCGATCCACTGCTCGAACGTCGCCCAAAGGCGCTTTCAGGCGGCCAACGCCAGCGCGTTGCGATGGGCCGCGCCATCGTGCGACAGCCGAAGGCCTTCCTCTTCGACGAGCCGCTGTCGAACCTCGACGCCCGCTTGCGCGAGCAGATGCGGGCCGAAATCAAGAAATTGCATGCCGACCTGAAGGCGACCTCGATCTACGTCACGCATGATCAGATCGAGGCAATGACGCTGGCGGACCGGATCGTCGCCATGCATGGCGGGGTGGTGCAGCAGGTCGGCAGTCCGCTCGAACTTTACGACCGCCCCGCCAACCTCTTCGTTGCCGGCTTCATTGGCTCGCCGGGGATGAATTTCCTCGACGCCACCTACGAGACCGAAGGCATGAAGCTGAAGGACGGAACCATTGTTCCGTTGCCGACACCGCTGAACCTGCCGGTCGGCGCCAAGGCGACCGTCGGAATTCGGCCTGAACATGTGGTTCTGTCATCGGATAGCGCCGATCTCAGCGCCAATGTGGAGCTGATCGAACCCACCGGCTTCGGCATCATCCTTCACCTGTCGTTGCACGGCCTGCCATTCAAGGTGTTCACGCTCAATCGCGAGGCACTGAGCGCGGGTCCGCAGGTGAATGTATCGTTCCCGGCGCAGCATCTGCATGTATTCGACGAAGACGGCAAACGGGCGACCTGA
- a CDS encoding sensor histidine kinase, translating to MQTNLKSLLSPVRLIASWNSQSLARQFLLIGGLVAACAMVIVGAVVTSLIEDAVTRNSAASTALYVDSVIAPLLPDMQTNEMLDDTVMRALDETLGEGALGSRLMSFRLWRNDGTVLYSNDKNLMGKQFPLSDDLKTAFSGTMTAQFNQIGDVESVAERGSGKPLLEIYNPVLQPWSGKVVAVSEFHEVAYDFQRSMNQARFRSWLAVGMFTLTFFLILSMIVLRGSRTIESQRGALKARIGELSALLQQNEILRARVQRASQRAAALNESYLRRIGADLHDGPAQLVAYASLRLDSEALANPTAPARERELSLAAIKSSLDDAMAEIRSICSGLVLPQIEAANLSELLHRAVRAHEQRTGTVVSLSISDAVQELSTSAKICIYRFVQEALNNGYRHGDGATQHVEQRTDGKHVTIAVSDNGPGFDPEDVPASSLGLAGLRERVESLGGTFELSSSRDGTIVRMSLNAAEMEQT from the coding sequence TTGCAGACAAATCTCAAATCACTGCTGTCGCCGGTTCGTCTGATCGCCAGCTGGAACTCCCAATCCCTTGCGCGGCAATTCCTGCTGATCGGTGGCCTCGTTGCCGCCTGCGCCATGGTCATCGTCGGCGCCGTCGTCACCAGCCTCATCGAGGATGCCGTTACCCGCAATTCCGCCGCCAGCACCGCTCTTTATGTCGACAGCGTCATCGCGCCGCTTCTCCCGGATATGCAGACAAACGAGATGCTGGACGATACGGTGATGCGCGCGCTGGATGAAACGCTCGGCGAAGGCGCGCTTGGCAGCCGACTGATGTCCTTTCGCCTCTGGCGCAACGACGGCACCGTTCTCTACTCCAACGACAAGAACCTGATGGGAAAGCAGTTCCCGCTGAGCGATGATCTGAAGACGGCATTTTCCGGCACGATGACGGCGCAGTTCAATCAGATTGGGGACGTCGAAAGCGTTGCCGAGCGCGGCAGCGGCAAGCCGCTCCTGGAGATCTACAATCCGGTTCTTCAGCCCTGGTCGGGCAAGGTCGTTGCGGTCTCGGAATTTCACGAAGTTGCGTATGATTTCCAGCGCAGCATGAACCAGGCGCGCTTTCGAAGCTGGCTCGCTGTCGGCATGTTCACCCTCACCTTCTTTCTTATCCTTTCGATGATCGTCCTTCGCGGAAGCCGGACGATCGAAAGCCAGCGCGGCGCGCTCAAGGCCCGCATCGGCGAATTGTCGGCTCTCCTGCAGCAAAACGAGATCCTGCGCGCCCGCGTTCAAAGGGCCTCGCAGCGCGCCGCCGCCCTCAACGAAAGCTACCTCAGGCGCATCGGCGCCGATCTGCATGACGGCCCAGCGCAGCTCGTCGCCTATGCATCGTTAAGACTGGATAGCGAGGCCTTGGCAAATCCGACTGCTCCGGCGCGGGAGCGCGAGCTGTCGCTTGCCGCAATCAAATCGAGCCTCGACGACGCCATGGCGGAGATCAGAAGCATTTGCAGCGGGCTCGTCTTGCCGCAGATCGAAGCGGCGAACCTCTCGGAACTGTTGCACCGCGCAGTTCGCGCCCATGAGCAGCGTACTGGAACCGTGGTTAGCCTGTCCATTTCTGATGCGGTGCAGGAACTGTCGACCTCCGCCAAGATCTGCATATATCGCTTTGTTCAGGAGGCGCTGAACAATGGTTACCGTCACGGCGATGGCGCCACACAGCACGTTGAGCAGCGCACCGATGGCAAACATGTCACGATTGCGGTATCGGATAATGGGCCGGGGTTCGATCCGGAAGATGTTCCCGCAAGCAGCCTCGGTTT